In Pedobacter sp. W3I1, one DNA window encodes the following:
- a CDS encoding TonB-dependent receptor: MLRNLVNYLLVPTLLCISSNSVAQQKHTVSGTIKDRKNGELMIGVTVRIEGNLSVGTASNEYGFYSLSLPKGNYTLIISYIGYDEQRQYVQLEKNVRIDWLLEQAMEGKNSLQEVLISSAKKDKNLSNAQMGMETLDIKKIEKLPVLFGEKDVMKTLQLLPGIKSSGEGNSGFSVRGGATDQNLILLDEAPVYNASHLLGFFSTFNSDALKDASIIKGNSPAQYGGRLSSIMDIKMKDGNNQDYNLTGGIGLISSRLSVEGPIQKDKSSFIVSGRRTYADLFLRSSEDFKDSKLYFYDLNIKANYEINQNNRVYLSGYFGRDVLGFGDTFGTDWGNTTATFRWNSVVNSKLFANTSLIYSNYDYKLNFKSSGNDFGLNSQIKDWNFKEDFSWFANTKHTVRFGLQSIYHTIAPSRVSGTSVSSYPKSTRYSLENALYINDEYKATDRLSINYGLRLAAFTVMGGDTYNTYNNGVLTDSLTLAKGKLGKTYVNPEPRITANYRINDVSSIKAGYSRNTQNLHLLSNSSGGRPTDQWIGSSYAVKPEIADQVSIGYSRNFHENNYEVNVEGYYKQMQNQIDYKNGADITFDAAKDIESELLFGKGRAYGFELIAKKKSGKLTGWISYTLSKTERKIDGINNNNWYNTSLDKTHDVSVVATYQLTPRWSLSGLFLYSTGNAVTFPTGKYELNNETVFQYSERNADRMPAYHRLDLSATYESKKKKRFQSSWTFGLYNVYGRENAYTFSFEDDPNNPGTTRVMQTSLFRWVPNITYNFKF; the protein is encoded by the coding sequence ATGCTTAGAAATTTGGTTAATTATTTGCTAGTGCCAACGCTGTTATGTATCAGCAGCAATAGTGTGGCACAACAAAAACATACCGTAAGCGGTACCATAAAAGACCGCAAGAACGGTGAATTGATGATTGGTGTGACTGTTAGAATCGAGGGAAACCTTTCGGTCGGAACAGCCAGCAATGAATATGGGTTTTATTCCCTGTCTTTACCCAAGGGGAACTACACTTTGATCATCAGCTATATCGGCTATGATGAACAGCGTCAGTACGTTCAATTGGAAAAAAATGTGAGGATAGACTGGCTACTCGAACAGGCCATGGAAGGCAAAAACAGTTTACAGGAAGTTTTGATCTCAAGCGCAAAAAAGGATAAAAATCTTTCCAATGCTCAAATGGGCATGGAAACACTTGACATCAAGAAAATAGAAAAACTTCCTGTGCTGTTCGGTGAAAAAGATGTCATGAAGACCCTTCAACTTTTACCGGGTATTAAAAGCAGTGGAGAAGGAAATAGCGGATTTAGCGTGAGGGGCGGTGCCACTGATCAAAATCTGATTCTGCTTGACGAAGCTCCAGTTTATAATGCATCGCACCTGCTCGGTTTCTTCAGTACATTCAATAGCGATGCGCTTAAAGATGCGAGTATAATCAAAGGGAACAGCCCGGCTCAATACGGTGGACGACTTTCATCAATTATGGATATTAAAATGAAGGACGGCAATAATCAGGATTATAATCTGACCGGCGGTATCGGTTTGATCAGCAGCAGGCTCAGTGTGGAAGGGCCGATCCAAAAAGATAAATCATCCTTTATAGTCTCCGGAAGAAGAACTTACGCAGATCTGTTCTTGAGGAGTTCTGAAGATTTTAAAGACAGTAAGCTTTATTTCTATGACCTGAACATTAAAGCTAATTATGAAATAAATCAAAACAACCGTGTTTATCTTTCAGGATATTTCGGGCGTGATGTTCTGGGATTTGGCGATACTTTCGGAACCGACTGGGGAAATACTACTGCGACCTTCAGATGGAATAGCGTAGTTAATAGCAAGTTGTTCGCAAACACTTCGTTAATTTACAGCAATTATGATTACAAGCTGAACTTTAAGAGCAGCGGCAATGATTTCGGCCTTAATTCTCAGATTAAGGACTGGAATTTTAAAGAAGACTTCTCCTGGTTCGCAAATACCAAACATACCGTTCGTTTTGGCCTGCAATCCATTTATCACACCATTGCGCCAAGCAGGGTTTCGGGCACAAGTGTGAGCAGTTATCCTAAAAGTACACGGTATTCCTTGGAAAATGCGCTTTATATAAATGATGAATATAAAGCCACCGATAGGTTATCCATCAATTACGGCCTTCGACTTGCTGCGTTTACGGTCATGGGAGGAGATACATATAATACCTATAACAATGGCGTGCTCACTGACAGCCTGACCCTCGCTAAGGGCAAACTAGGAAAAACATATGTGAATCCCGAACCGCGAATTACGGCAAATTACCGGATCAATGATGTCAGCAGTATAAAAGCCGGCTATTCCCGCAATACACAGAATCTTCATCTTTTAAGCAACAGCAGCGGCGGCAGACCTACCGATCAGTGGATCGGAAGCAGTTACGCCGTAAAGCCCGAAATTGCCGACCAGGTTAGTATTGGCTACAGCAGAAATTTCCATGAGAACAATTACGAAGTGAACGTTGAAGGGTATTATAAACAAATGCAAAACCAGATCGATTACAAAAATGGTGCTGATATCACCTTCGATGCTGCTAAGGATATTGAAAGCGAACTGCTCTTTGGTAAAGGCCGGGCCTATGGATTTGAGCTGATCGCTAAAAAGAAAAGTGGAAAGCTCACCGGATGGATTTCTTATACCTTATCAAAAACCGAGCGCAAAATAGATGGCATCAACAATAATAACTGGTACAATACAAGCCTTGACAAAACCCATGATGTGTCTGTTGTTGCAACTTACCAACTGACTCCCAGGTGGTCATTATCCGGGTTGTTTCTATATAGTACCGGAAACGCGGTGACATTTCCGACAGGAAAATATGAGTTGAACAATGAGACGGTATTCCAGTATAGTGAACGCAATGCAGACCGCATGCCAGCATATCATCGCCTGGATTTGAGTGCCACTTACGAATCTAAAAAGAAAAAACGCTTCCAGAGCTCCTGGACATTCGGCCTGTACAATGTCTATGGCCGTGAGAACGCCTATACCTTTTCTTTTGAAGACGATCCAAATAATCCCGGCACTACGCGCGTGATGCAAACCTCCCTTTTCCGTTGGGTTCCCAACATTACCTATAATTTTAAATTCTAA
- a CDS encoding YceI family protein, producing the protein MKREINFMLLLGILGLANIGFNIFTNWNIKEENYSIEIIGTEIHGTFSGLKATLNFDPAHAEQDALCASIDTHSLSTVFFLKTRHAFSKEALDVEKYPTIVFQSDAITKNGNLYEATGKLTVKDVTKRIIISFTFNGTDVSRAFKGSFKISPKEYHLTCNGTPEKVPLALHILEPVLNSYTFSNDLAELATMNESLNNTDRGRDLSGIQRKCTDQEITILNRR; encoded by the coding sequence ATGAAAAGGGAAATCAACTTCATGCTGCTGCTGGGCATTTTGGGATTGGCTAATATCGGTTTTAACATCTTCACGAACTGGAACATCAAAGAAGAAAATTATTCCATTGAAATAATAGGCACTGAAATCCATGGAACTTTTTCAGGCTTAAAAGCTACACTAAATTTTGATCCGGCACATGCTGAGCAGGATGCCTTATGTGCATCTATCGATACGCACAGCTTAAGTACCGTTTTTTTTCTAAAAACAAGACATGCCTTTTCAAAGGAAGCATTGGACGTCGAAAAATATCCTACGATCGTTTTCCAATCGGATGCCATTACCAAAAACGGTAATCTGTACGAAGCTACTGGTAAACTGACTGTAAAGGATGTGACTAAAAGAATCATCATATCCTTCACTTTCAATGGGACCGATGTATCCCGCGCCTTTAAAGGGAGTTTTAAAATATCTCCCAAAGAATACCATCTGACATGTAATGGAACGCCTGAAAAAGTGCCGCTAGCACTCCATATACTCGAACCCGTATTGAATTCCTATACGTTTTCGAATGATCTGGCGGAATTAGCAACGATGAATGAGTCTTTAAATAACACTGATCGTGGACGGGATTTAAGTGGAATACAAAGGAAGTGTACAGATCAAGAGATTACTATTTTAAATAGACGTTAA
- a CDS encoding pyridoxamine 5'-phosphate oxidase family protein: MQKPGNKKGDALDPLSDFFNNHHDKLVCTANKHGVPNVSIMGTPRIMESGDIVFHISDPISVTMDNMRENKEVVFMAYVPGERARDYHGVRIYTEVTEITSSGEKFGLIKEKISERFGKDKADELLASITCRVKKVRPVVDRGQQWNEPYVIFKQMMTKAST, translated from the coding sequence ATGCAAAAACCTGGTAATAAAAAGGGAGACGCCTTAGATCCCCTCAGTGATTTTTTTAACAATCATCATGATAAGCTGGTATGTACAGCCAATAAACATGGGGTGCCTAATGTCTCGATAATGGGTACACCCAGAATTATGGAAAGTGGAGATATTGTATTCCATATTAGTGATCCTATTTCGGTGACAATGGATAACATGAGGGAAAATAAAGAAGTCGTGTTTATGGCGTACGTGCCTGGCGAAAGGGCAAGGGATTATCATGGCGTAAGAATCTACACAGAAGTTACCGAAATCACTAGCTCTGGCGAAAAGTTCGGGCTTATCAAAGAAAAAATCAGCGAACGGTTTGGTAAGGATAAAGCCGACGAGTTACTCGCTTCGATAACCTGTCGTGTAAAGAAAGTTCGACCGGTGGTTGATAGGGGTCAGCAATGGAACGAACCCTATGTAATTTTTAAGCAGATGATGACGAAAGCAAGCACTTAG
- a CDS encoding DUF4249 domain-containing protein, translating into MKKLFYLTCLIILFASCEKEVDLDLDNKSGTLVIEGNITDQPGPYYVRLTRSVPFTSTNQYPPVTHAFITITDTQGQTDTLQHIGEGRYQTSNLHSVPGHTYNLLVKTADISYTAQSTMPTAVDLESLQQDPVKMGGDTTYNILPIFNDPASLGNRYFFVLTANGHTKKILQTISDNVNNGLVNQRSITTSREEDDKIKVGDRVNVEMQCVDERMYNYYTALIQITADRGPGGSVTPANPPSNINSGALGYFSAHTTRSSNIEIR; encoded by the coding sequence ATGAAAAAGCTATTTTATTTGACCTGTTTGATTATTCTATTCGCCAGTTGTGAAAAAGAAGTCGATCTCGACCTTGACAACAAAAGCGGTACGTTAGTAATTGAAGGGAATATTACTGATCAACCAGGACCGTATTATGTGCGCCTTACCAGATCTGTTCCATTTACAAGTACTAATCAATACCCGCCTGTTACACATGCTTTCATTACCATCACCGACACGCAGGGACAAACTGATACCTTGCAGCACATAGGTGAAGGGCGTTATCAGACCAGTAATCTGCATTCGGTTCCGGGCCACACTTATAATCTGCTTGTGAAGACAGCAGATATCAGTTATACAGCACAGAGTACGATGCCCACAGCGGTTGATCTGGAGAGCCTGCAGCAGGACCCGGTTAAAATGGGTGGCGATACCACTTATAATATTCTGCCAATTTTTAACGACCCCGCTTCTTTAGGCAATCGGTATTTCTTTGTCCTGACCGCCAACGGGCACACCAAAAAAATCTTGCAGACCATTTCCGACAACGTCAATAACGGATTGGTTAACCAAAGAAGCATAACTACTTCCAGGGAAGAGGATGATAAAATCAAGGTTGGAGATCGCGTTAATGTAGAAATGCAGTGTGTTGATGAACGGATGTACAACTATTATACTGCCCTGATTCAAATCACAGCTGATCGTGGTCCAGGTGGCAGCGTTACGCCAGCTAATCCGCCGAGTAATATTAACTCCGGAGCGCTGGGATATTTTTCTGCGCACACGACCAGGTCGAGCAACATCGAAATACGATAG
- a CDS encoding DUF4405 domain-containing protein: MKPDRKYVTPFLSLLFIVLAITGIFMLLHLFDGYTEVAHELIGIGFVLAAILHIILNWKGLKVHFMKQVFMPAAIAVAVLTLTFVYLERKQLPLDIVIVDKTFKAPLKESCKILNIDYSIAIKKLEKKGYIINDIKTLEDIWKKNDTDPQEVIELLMD, encoded by the coding sequence ATGAAACCAGACAGAAAATATGTAACACCATTCCTCTCTTTGCTATTTATAGTCTTGGCTATTACAGGGATTTTTATGCTACTTCATCTCTTTGATGGATATACTGAAGTTGCACATGAATTAATTGGAATTGGATTCGTACTTGCCGCAATCTTACACATTATACTAAACTGGAAAGGCTTAAAAGTTCATTTTATGAAACAAGTATTTATGCCAGCAGCCATAGCTGTAGCAGTGCTAACTTTAACTTTTGTTTATTTAGAACGAAAGCAACTTCCATTAGATATTGTCATTGTCGACAAAACATTTAAAGCTCCTTTAAAAGAATCATGCAAAATTCTGAACATAGATTATTCAATAGCAATCAAAAAGTTAGAAAAAAAGGGATATATCATAAACGACATAAAAACACTTGAGGATATTTGGAAAAAAAATGATACAGATCCACAGGAAGTTATTGAATTACTAATGGATTAA